One stretch of Rhizoctonia solani chromosome 8, complete sequence DNA includes these proteins:
- a CDS encoding NIF3 (NGG1p interacting factor 3): protein MLTIDLTPAVVEEALNNDTGVIVAYHPPIFSGLKSLTLTNPLQRSLLRCAAEGISIFSPHTALDSVRGGVNDTLAESLGILAQSSLIGEEKEGGAGAGRLITLSEPVSLETLCKRVKAYCGLNHLQLGVPPEAEPQISTIAICAGSGGSLLKGVKADAYLTGEMSHHEVLAAVAQGTSVILCGHSNTERPYLPTLQKKLQQALDDDEELAGESYDVVISKADADPLKIVMKAARVNKQGSIEEIEVVDIPVPTPKPGEVLVKAEWAGVNFIDTYFRGGVYPRETPFTLGQEVSGTIVALPSSADLLSSNDYKVRGFKEGLKVAALASGGFAEYVAVPWKDVQVLPEGVDTRQGAVSLLQGLTALTFVKEAYPVKKGEWILIHAAAGGVGLLLVQLASQFGANVIGTTSSQVKAEIAKKAGAKHIINYSESSVPDEVLKLTEGRGVEAIFDGVGASTWEGNFTSIRRKGTIASFGNASGVVPPFSVLKLGPKNIKVCRPVVNNYITEPAEFHGYATELFDLIKNGKLEVAVHSEYPFTTEGMRQTHTDITGRGTSGKLIVKIA from the exons ATGCTCACTATTGA CCTGACTCCAGCTGTAGTCGAAGAAGCATTGAACAACGATACAGGGGTGATCGTAGCCTACCACCCGCCCATATTCTCCGGCCTCAAGTCTCTTACGCTCACCAATCCACTCCAACGATCACTACTTCGTTGTGCGGCGGAAGGAATTTCTATTTTTAGCCCACATACTGCACTGGACTCGGTTCGTGGTGGG GTAAATGATACTCTTGCCGAAAGCCTCGGAATTTTGGCTCAAAGTAGTTTAATTggtgaagaaaaggaaggtGGTGCGGGTGCGGGCCGACTCATAACTCTTTCGGAACCGGTTAGCCTGGAAACCCTTTGTAAACGGGTCAAGGCGTATTGTGGGCTAAACCACT TGCAACTGGGCGTGCCACCTGAGGCCGAGCCCCAGATTAGTACGATCGCCATTTGCGCCGGCTCTGGTGGCTCGCTTCTCAAGGGTGTCAAGGCTGATGCATATCTCACTGGAGAAATGTCGCAC CACGAAGTACTAGCAGCAGTCGCTCAGGGTACTTCGGTCATTCTAT GCGGTCATTCCAATACGGAGCGGCCTTATCTTCCTACACTCCAGAAAAAACTTCAGCAGGCGTTAGACGATGACGAAGAGCTAGCTGGCGAGAGCTATGATGTTGTTATCAGTAAAGCAGACGCAGATCCTCTCAAAATTGT CATGAAGGCAGCTCGAGTGAACAAGCAGGGTTCCATCGAAGAGATCGAGGTTGTAGATATCCCTGTGCCGACTCCTAAGCCCGGAGAAGTTCTGGTCAAGGCGGAATGGGCAGGAGTCAACTTTA TTGATACGTACTTCCGAGGCGGCGTGTATCCGCGGGAGACCCCGTTTACGCTTGGCCAGGAGGTCTCAGGAACTATCGTTGCTCTTCCCAGTTCAGCCGATCT CCTCAGTTCGAACGACTATAAAGTTCGCGGGTTTAAAGAGGGTTTAAAAGTGGCTGCC TTGGCAAGCGGAGGATTTGCCGAATACGTCGCCGTCCCATGGAAGGATGTACAGGTTCTTCCTGAAGGCGTTGATACACGCCAAGGAGCAGTTTCTCTACTGCAAGGTTTAACGG CCCTAACATTTGTAAAGGAGGCATATCCCGTTAAGAAAGGTGAATGGATCCTGATCCATGCAGCAGCGGGTGGTGTTGGTCTCCTTTTGGTACAG CTCGCCAGCCAATTCGGCGCAAATGTTATCGGTACGACATCATCGCAAGTTAAAGCGGAAATAGCAAAGAAGGCGGGAGCGAAGCATATAATCAACTACTCCGAGTCATCCGTTCCTGATGAAGTCTTGAAGCTAACAGAGGGCCGTGGTGTTGAAGCTATCTTTGATGGCGTTGGCGCCTCAACCTGGGAAGGCAACTTTACTTCGATCCGCCGCAAAGGTACAATCGCCAGTTTTGGCAATGCCAGTGGTGTTGTCCCGCCCTTTTCTGTGCTCAAGCTTGGCCCGAAGAACATCAAAGTTTGTAGACCCGT CGTCAACAACTATATTACCGAGCCGGCTGAGTTCCATGGATACGCTACCGAGCTATTTGACCTCATCAAAAACGGGAAGCTCGAGGTCGCTGTTCATTCCGAGTATCCTTTCACTACTGAAGGAATGCGCCAAACTCATACGGACATCACCGGGCGAGGCACATCCGGTAAACTTATTGTAAAGATTGCATGA
- a CDS encoding GPI-anchored small secreted protein produces the protein MLPDARPREGKFAPYKHGVRHEITRQTSANTDKYKVFPFILKIAAAALFTFRLPTTSSLSQAAEPFATSNMRFTICALTLSALSAVSAITITKPDSSGWKNGTVTTEWTSVSGDPSVFTIQLRDTNTPSVINPMAIANNVQTAAGTASFELPIVPQVQTYVIEFVNISDINQVYASSTTFPVVDVPQSASASVTATTPSATSATSTITTSTVSSSSSTAAPASTSPVTNGALGLQAPAVIAGLLAMLAFGIAPEHRANYCYRVLAGAFTCALLARAVLISSTWAQRTRDCLGNEDLQANTSDTLFLAALLSFETSLCHPRCRSAVYNSLDRANLNSSSSTMISTLVILLLSFIYVQALVITQPDATGWPRNSGFMTVRWTTSPSDPPTTHLGVHDATEGRERIVCGQSFGTANVPSSSGSFQLDLPTVPISQTYQLLFVDSTNLTRILTTSPIFPITNSPLTTSSSSETITQKTVTVTLSAPLSTSPPGSSTTSGTPTANNTLSTPTSITRFTTSTLGTTPPGTVTVTVTPDPGSSFVPINSAERPEWTYGWVGLCAVVVLSFYLDGL, from the exons ATGTTGCCGGACGCGCGACCACGTGAAGGGAAGTTCGCGCCGTACAAACACGGAGTACGTCATGAGATCACGCGCCAAACTTCCGCCAACACGGATAAATATAAAGTCTTCCCCTTCATCCTAAAAATCGCAGCCGCAGCCCTCTTCACTTTCCGCCTGCCAACGACAAGCTCTCTTTCCCAAGCCGCAGAACCCTTTGCAACCAGCAACATGCGCTTCACTATCTGTGCTTTGACCTTGTCTGCTCTCTCTGCCGTCTCTGCTATCACTATCACCAAGCCTGATAGCAGTGGTTGGAAAAATGGCACTGTAAC TACGGAATGGACCAGTGTATCGGGCGACCCATCAGTCTTCACCATCCAGCTGCGCGACACAAACACTCCCTCAGTAATCAACCCAATGGCTATTG CCAATAATGTCCAAACCGCAGCTGGAACCGCCTCCTTTGAGCTGCCTATTGTACCACAAGT TCAAACCTATGTAATCGAGTTTGTAAACATCTCAGACATCAACCAGGTCTATGCGTCGTCCACCACATTCCCTGTAGTAGACGTTCCACAGTCTGCATCCGCGTCTGTGACTGCGACTACTCCATCTGCGACTAGCGCTACTTCGACCATCACCACTTCGACCGTTTCCTCGAGCAGTTCGACCGCAGCCCCTGCATCGACCAGCCCCGTAACCAACGGTGCACTTGGTTTGCAGGCCCCAGCTGTGATTGCCGGACTCTTGGCTATGCTGGCT TTTGGAATCGCACCAGAACATAGGGCCAACTACTGCTATCGCGTCTTGGCTGGTGCATTCACTTGCGCGCTGTTGGCTCGAGCCGTACTCATTAGCTCAACGTGGGCACAAAGGACTCGAGACTGCCTGGGAAACGAAGACTTGCAGGCAAACACTTCGGACACTCTCTTTCTTGCGGCTCTGCTCTCCTTTGAAACTTCACTCTGCCATCCACGCTGTCGGAGCGCTGTTTATAATTCACTGGATCGGGCCaacttgaactcttcttcttctACGATGATATCTACTTTAGTGATTCTATTACTTTCGTTCATCTATGTgcaggccttggtcattacTCAGCCGGACGCGACGGGGTGGCCTAGGAACTCTGGGTTTATGAC GGTGCGCTGGACTACGAGCCCATCAGACCCACCT ACAACACATCTAGGTGTTCACGATGCTACTGAGGGACGCGAGCGAATTGTCTGTGGTCAATCCTTTGGCA CTGCGAACGTTCCCTCGTCCTCGGGATCATTCCAGCTCGACCTTCCCACCGTACCAATATC ACAAACGTACCAATTGTTATTTGTAGACTCGACAAACCTCACCCGA ATATTAACAACCTCACCTATATTCCCCATCACCAATTCCCCACTAACAACCTCGTCTTCTTCCGAAACTATCACCCAAAAGACAGTCACCGTTACATTATCTGCACCACTATCGACATCTCCACCCGGTTCATCAACGACCTCGGGAACACCAACTGCCAACAACACCCTATCAACGCCCACGTCCATAACTCGGTTTACCACGAGCACCTTGGGAACAACACCACCGGGAACTGTTACCGTGACAGTTACTCCCGATCCGGGGTCGTCGTTTGTTCCTATAAATTCCGCAGAACGACCCGAGTGGACGTATGGATGGGTTGGGCTGTGCGCTGTGGTTGTGCTTTCTTTTTATCTGGACGGATTATAG